The genomic interval GCGGATTCAGACCACACCTACACCCCGAATTGTGAAGAGCCCCTTTGGGCGAGACGATGCCCGGTGCTAGCCTTGAATGCAGAAGGCACGAAGCGACCGGTCCTCACGTTCTGGCCGCCTCCGTTGCCACAGACGTGATGCACAGTGGAGGCACTTGAATGTTCGAGGCGGTCGCGAAGTTGCTGCAGGACAATCCGTTGATCGCACTGTTCTTCTGCGTGTCGCTGGGTTATCTGATCGGGAAGTTCCGTATCAGATCGTTCAAGCTCGGCGGGATCGCAGGAACACTGATCGTCAGCGTCGTGCTCGGACAGATCGGTATCAAGCTCGACGACAGCGTGCGAGGCGTCTTCTTCGCCCTGTTCATCTACGCGGTGGGGTTCCAGGGTGGCCCGCAGTTCTTCCGGGCGCTGAACAAGCGCTCGTTGAACCAGTTGCTGTCTGCCGTACTCACCTGCGTCCTGGGGCTTGTCACTGTCCTGATCGCGGCGTGGGTGTTCGGCCTTGACAGGGGCCTGGCCGCGGGGCTCGCCGCGGGGGGCCTTACGCAGTCAGCGATCATCGGGACGGCCGGCGATGCGATCGCCAAGCTGGGACTGCCGACGGATGTCACGCAGCAGATGCAGACCAACGTCGCTGTCGGCTATGCCGTCACCTACATCTTCGGATCGCTGGGACCGATCCTCCTGATCTCCTGGTTCCTGCCCATGATCCGGCGGTGGAACATCCGCCGTGAAGCAGTGAAGCTGGCGTCGGAGCTCTCGGGAGGCCACGCAGAGCTCGAGGCCGGGCAGTACAACGCCGTGCGCCGGATCATCACTCGCTACTACGGGGTCACGGCGGAGAGCCCTTGGGTCGGGAAGACCGTCGGCGACGTCGACCGTGTGCTCGCCGACGCGAGCATCGAGGACGTCCTGCGCGGTGGCGCGCACCACGAGGCCACCGCGAGCGACGTGCTGGCGGCGGGTGACAACGTTGCGGTCACCGGGACGATCGAGCGACTCGAAGCGTTGTCCTCGACGATCGGGAAGGAAGTCGTCCCTCCACAGGGAGCGATCGAGGTCGAAGAACGTCGCGACCTCGTGGTCACCAACAAGGAGCTCGTGGGAGCCGATATCGGGTCGATCCACGCTCGGCTCAATGATGCGGCGGACTACGGCGTGTTCCTCGTTGGTGCCCGCCGCAGTGGCCACGACCTGCCGTCTCTGTCGGGCGTCGAGGTGCACCGTGGCGACGAGATCGCCGTCATCGGGCGCCCCGCCGACCTCGACAGGGCGCAGAAGCTCCTGGGGTATCCGATCGGCGCTGCCGCCGTCACCGACTTCGTGTTCTTCGGTGTCGGTGTGGCTCTGGGCATGCTGATCGGCCTGATCGAGGTCCCGATCTTCGGGGTCTCGGTGTCCATCGGCGCCGGCGGCGGCTGCCTGCTGTCGGGTCTCGTCTTCGGGTGGCTGCGCGGCGTCCACCCCCGGTTCGCGTCCCTGCCCACCGGCGCCTCCAACTTCCTACGCGACTTCGGGCTGGCGGCGTTCGTGGGCGCAGTGGGACTGGGGGCCGGCGCCCAGGCTCTCTCGGCCATTCGCGAATCCGGGCTGACGCTGCTCCTGCTGGGTGTCGCCGTCACGGTGATCCCGACCGTCCTCAGCTTCTTCCTCTCCTATACAGTCCTGCGGATTCGCAATCCGATCGATCTGCTCGCCGCCATCGCAGGCGGCCGCAGCGCGAATCCGGCGTTCGCCGCTCTGATGGAGAAAGCCGGCAACGCAACCCCGGTCGTCCCGTTCACCGTCACCTACGCCGTGGCCAACGTCTTGCTGACCCTCTGGGGGCCCGTGATCATCGCACTCGTCACCGTCAACGCCTCCTGACTCCAACCCTTATGACAAAAGGAACGCCATGTCCTCGCAACCCACCCCGTCCTCCAGCAGCTCCCGCGCCCAGCAGGTCCTGACATCGTCCCCGCCCGCTACGGAACTCAGTCCCTTCGAGCTCAAGGACCTGCTGATCAAGGCGGCCTCCTCGGACACTCATCGGCTGATGCTGAACGCCGGCCGCGGCAACCCGAACTTCCTGGCCACACAGCCACGCCATGCGTTCCTGCGGCTGGGGGAGTTCGCGCTGCGGGAGTCCGAGCGGTCCTACTCCTACCTCGACAGCGGCTTCGGCGGACTGCCCAAGGAGACAGGACTCGTCGACCGGTTCGAGGTCTTCGCCAGCGGCCACGATCACGATGAAGGCGTCGCGTTCCTACGGGCGGCGATCTCGTACGTCGATGACCAGTTGGGCATCGACGCCGAGTCCTTCCTGGCCGAGGCCGTGACGGCGTTCCTCGGATGCCAGTACCCCGTCCCTCCGCGCATGCTCCCCAACGCCGAACGGATTGTCGCACGATACCTGCGCCAGCAGATGACCGGGGACCGCCCCACGGGTGACTTCGCGGTGTTCGCGACCGAGGGTGGGACCGCCGCGATGACCTATCTCTTCGAGAGCCTGTTCGCCAACGAGCTGCTGCATCCCGGGGACAAGATCGCCATCGGGACCCCGATCTTCTCGCCGTACCTGGAGATCCCGACCCTGCCGGGATACGACCTCGAGGTCGTCGACATCCGTATGGACCAGGACCACCAGTGGCAGTACCCCCAGGACGAGCTCGATAAGCTCCTCGACCCGGCTGTGAAGGTGTTCTGCCTCGTCAATCCCTCCAACCCGCCGTCGACGAAGCTGTCTGATGCGAGCCTGCGAACCATTGCCGAGCTGATCCAGTCCCGCCGCCCGGACCTCATCGTCATCACCGATGACGTCTACGGGACCTTCGCAGACGACTTCACGTCGCTGTTCGCCCTGGCACCCCGCAACACGGTCCTCGTGTACTCCTTCTCGAAGTTCTTCGGGGCCACCGGCTGGCGCCTCGGGACGATCGCCCTGCACGAGGACAACACGATCGACGCCGCACTGGCCGCCCAGCCCGACGAGATCCGCGACCGCCTCCGGACCCGGTACTCCTCACTGACCGAGGACGCCTCCACGCTGGGGTTCATCGACCGCCTCGTTGCGGACTCCCGCGCTGTCGCACTGAACCACACAGCGGGCCTGTCTCTGCCCCAGCAGCTGCAGATGACGCTGTTCGCCCTGCATGCACTCACCGATCGACTTGGCCGGTACCAGACCGCAGCCAAGTCCCTCATCCGGCACCGCGAGGCCACTCTGTATGCGAGCGCAGGAATGCCCGTCTATGACGCACCGGAGGACGTGGACTACTACACGCTGGTGGATCTGCAGCGCCTCGCCGGCCAGCTCTACGGGCAGGACTTCGCGGCCTGGTTCGAGAAGAAGGACCTCGGTCGCGACTTCCTGTTCCGCCTCGCACGGGAAACAGGTGTCGTGCTACTGCCCGGTAATGGCTTCGAGGTCGTCGACGCCAGCGCGCGCGTGTCCCTGGCCAACCTGACCGAAGCCGAGTACGTCTCGATCGGTCGCTTCACGAGAACCGTCCTCGACGAGTACCACGCGGACTACATCGCAGGTTGACCCGAGGGTTACCGCGGAAGCATCACGTCTACCGGTGAGCCAGGTGCGAGACCACGGAACGAAGCCCGATCGCCCTTGGTGCAGATGGATCCGTCATCGTGAGAGGTCCGAATGTGGTCGATGCGTCGCATAGGTTCTTCACTCAGGCCTACCAGACCCTGGCGTACGCGGCTCGTGACTACGCGTCCAGGGCCCCCAGCGTGCTGTGCGCGCTCCGCTTCTCGGTCGTAGCGGCCGGTGCGTTGGCTCACGGGCCCGGGGCTTCCTGAAGAGGCTCCTGCTCCTCGCCGGCCGTGCGCCATCGTTGTGACACCGGGAACTAGACGTTCACCCCGCGGATCCTGTGCCCGACGGCGATGGACTCGCCCGAGATCGCACCGGCAATCGGTGATACGAGATAGGTGATGGTCGACGCCACCTGGTCGGGCGTGGACCAACCCGCGGCACCGATGCTCGGGATGGCTCCGTTCCTCTCGCCCACCGGACCCGGATTGACCGTGTTGACCGTGAGACCGCTGCCGGCATGCTCATCGGCCAATCCCTTGGCTGCGAGATTCAGGACCGCATTGCGGGCAGCGGCCATGATGCTCGATGTCGACCATGCGTTCTGTCCGCTGACGCCCACGATCCGTCCGTAATGTGCGTCGAGGAACGTCGGCAGCACCGCATTGGCGACGCGGAGAAACCCCAGTGCTTTGGTGTCGATTGCCTGGCCGACAGCGTCAGGAGCTGACGACTGGGAAGGAGCGAGGGTGCTAGCAGGCGGGGCGGCGGATACCACCAGTCCGTCGAGACGGCCATGCTCGTCGAGCACCCGACGTATGGCGCCACGCACCGAGTCGTCGTCGGCCAGGTCCATCTGCACGTCAGCTTTCGGGCTCCGGGAGCTCGACAATGCGACCGCTCCCTCTTGCCGCAAGGTATCGACCACAGCTCGTCCGACGATTCCCCTCCCGCCCACGACGAGGATGACACGGTCGTTCAGTTGCAAGTCCATCGACGACTCCTCCGAACAGTGCGACTCAACACGTCGCCACAGGGTTTCTTAAAGACTACCCACACCCACACGAGAGAGCCATTTCTCCGCGGATCCGACATGCCCGCTCGGGCGCGTTGACAACTCAGGACCGGGGCTAAGGAAGTACATCAACATCTGGTAAATATTCGAGCGGACATTCAGGCACTCGGATATCGGGTGACGCCTATCGACGAATGGTGGGTCCGCGCTGCAGCGGAGGATGATTCGGGTCGATAGCGGCGCCGCCGCGACAAAATTGTCGGCTGCGGCAGGCGGGTTCGATTCTCGGGTCGGCCTCGGTTGAATCGTCCCGGGTGCGGCCAAGGCTCCGACCCGACGGGAAGATGGTCAGCGCGGCTGCTCCGTCGCGGACATGCAGGAGCGTCAGGTCGTCAGCGGCGCGCCGCGGACATCGGCGGTGGAGGGAGCTCGTGTGGTGGGCACCGGGCATCTGCGCCCCTCGGTGGCCTGTGGATCGGTGCCGAGCGCGCGGGGCCCGGGGTCGAGGCACACGTAGAACAGCAGATGAGCGAGAAGGGAAGGTCGGAGCACGTGGACGACGCCCTCCGCCTGGAGATCTACGACGAGCTGTTCCATCTGGCAGCAGAGGAGTTCTCGTTGCGGTGCGAGATCCAGCGGGATGCTCATGGCATGAGGACGGTCGTGCTGTCCACGTCATCAGCGCACGATGGGGACGTGGCCACCGTGGAGTTCGGGGACGGGCTCTTCCGGGTGGACGCACGAGGGTTCTTCACCGCGGATGCCGACGTCTGGGACGACGATCCTCGCGATCCGGCCTCGGACTCCGCCGAGGAGATTCGCCGGATGGTCGAGATCGCGGCCACGATGCTCGAGGGGACGTGGCGGGAGGAACTGCGGCGACGGACCTGGCGCTTCTGGCGATGGAAGCGCGTCGCCCTCGTGACCCTGAGCGACGGGAGCGTCGTGGGGCTGACCGGTCCGCCGGTGCAGCGGGCGCCGTCGGCTGCGACGGTGACGCTCGCCCCACCCCCAGACCCCCATCAGCCACCGCCTCGTAGAATGGTCACGCACACCCCGGGCGCCCAGAGCACCGAGTCCCCGCTCGCGCCCGGCCCTGTCCCCTGCCCGCCGACCATCCGGACGGAGAGCGCGTGATCATCTTCCTCCTCGCCCACCTGGCAGCTGCCCTCATCGGGCCGGCCCTCGTGCGCGCGATGGGGCGCAACGCGTTCTATCCCCTGGCCCTCGCGCCGGGCGCGACCGGCGTGTGGACAGCGTTCCAGGGCCCCGCCGTCCTCGACGGTCGGCCGTACGAGCAGTCGGCGCCGTGGATCCCCGCCTTCGGGATCGACCTCGCCTTCCGGCTCGACGTCCTCTCGTGGGTGCTGCTGCTCATCGTGAGCGGGGTGGGCGCCCTCGTGCTGGCCTACTGCGCCCGCTACTTCAAGAACACCGAGGTGGGCCTCGGGCGCTTCGCGGGCGTCTTCACCGCCTTCGCGGGCGCCATGGCGGGCCTCGTGGTCGCCGACGACGTCATGGTCATGTTCACCTTCTGGGAGCTGACCACGATCTTCTCCTATCTGCTGATCGGCCACTACGCCGACAAGCAGGCCTCGCGCCGTGCCGCCATGAACGCGCTCGTCTCCACCACCGCGGGGGGTCTCGCGATGATGGTGGGCCTGCTGATGCTCGCGCACGCCGCGGGCACGATGCGCCTGAGCGGCATCCTCGCCTCGAGCATCTGGGAGCACGCCGGGCCGTTCCTCGTCACCGCCGTGGTGCTCGTGATCGCGGGCGCCGCGAGCAAGTCCGCCCTGGTCCCCACCCACTTCTGGCTCCCCGGGGCAATGGCCGCGCCGACCCCCGTCTCTGCGTACCTGCACGCCGCGGCGATGGTCAAGGCCGGCATCTACCTGATCCTGCGGCTCGGCCCCGGCCTCGGCCACGTGCCCTCGATCAGCGTGCTCATCGCGGTGCTCGGCGCCGCGACCATGCTCGTCGGCGGCTGGCGCGCCCTGCGCCAGGTCGACATCAAG from Brachybacterium huguangmaarense carries:
- the aspT gene encoding aspartate-alanine antiporter, with translation MFEAVAKLLQDNPLIALFFCVSLGYLIGKFRIRSFKLGGIAGTLIVSVVLGQIGIKLDDSVRGVFFALFIYAVGFQGGPQFFRALNKRSLNQLLSAVLTCVLGLVTVLIAAWVFGLDRGLAAGLAAGGLTQSAIIGTAGDAIAKLGLPTDVTQQMQTNVAVGYAVTYIFGSLGPILLISWFLPMIRRWNIRREAVKLASELSGGHAELEAGQYNAVRRIITRYYGVTAESPWVGKTVGDVDRVLADASIEDVLRGGAHHEATASDVLAAGDNVAVTGTIERLEALSSTIGKEVVPPQGAIEVEERRDLVVTNKELVGADIGSIHARLNDAADYGVFLVGARRSGHDLPSLSGVEVHRGDEIAVIGRPADLDRAQKLLGYPIGAAAVTDFVFFGVGVALGMLIGLIEVPIFGVSVSIGAGGGCLLSGLVFGWLRGVHPRFASLPTGASNFLRDFGLAAFVGAVGLGAGAQALSAIRESGLTLLLLGVAVTVIPTVLSFFLSYTVLRIRNPIDLLAAIAGGRSANPAFAALMEKAGNATPVVPFTVTYAVANVLLTLWGPVIIALVTVNAS
- a CDS encoding bifunctional aspartate transaminase/aspartate 4-decarboxylase, with amino-acid sequence MSSQPTPSSSSSRAQQVLTSSPPATELSPFELKDLLIKAASSDTHRLMLNAGRGNPNFLATQPRHAFLRLGEFALRESERSYSYLDSGFGGLPKETGLVDRFEVFASGHDHDEGVAFLRAAISYVDDQLGIDAESFLAEAVTAFLGCQYPVPPRMLPNAERIVARYLRQQMTGDRPTGDFAVFATEGGTAAMTYLFESLFANELLHPGDKIAIGTPIFSPYLEIPTLPGYDLEVVDIRMDQDHQWQYPQDELDKLLDPAVKVFCLVNPSNPPSTKLSDASLRTIAELIQSRRPDLIVITDDVYGTFADDFTSLFALAPRNTVLVYSFSKFFGATGWRLGTIALHEDNTIDAALAAQPDEIRDRLRTRYSSLTEDASTLGFIDRLVADSRAVALNHTAGLSLPQQLQMTLFALHALTDRLGRYQTAAKSLIRHREATLYASAGMPVYDAPEDVDYYTLVDLQRLAGQLYGQDFAAWFEKKDLGRDFLFRLARETGVVLLPGNGFEVVDASARVSLANLTEAEYVSIGRFTRTVLDEYHADYIAG
- a CDS encoding SDR family NAD(P)-dependent oxidoreductase, with amino-acid sequence MDLQLNDRVILVVGGRGIVGRAVVDTLRQEGAVALSSSRSPKADVQMDLADDDSVRGAIRRVLDEHGRLDGLVVSAAPPASTLAPSQSSAPDAVGQAIDTKALGFLRVANAVLPTFLDAHYGRIVGVSGQNAWSTSSIMAAARNAVLNLAAKGLADEHAGSGLTVNTVNPGPVGERNGAIPSIGAAGWSTPDQVASTITYLVSPIAGAISGESIAVGHRIRGVNV